One Aquarana catesbeiana isolate 2022-GZ linkage group LG11, ASM4218655v1, whole genome shotgun sequence genomic window carries:
- the LOC141112686 gene encoding mixed lineage kinase domain-like protein isoform X4, whose protein sequence is MEAMEALGHVFTVAQTIYDLCDQASSNKKQCRRLEKRIKMLLLTAKTLEKQQDKSVALLAVVGELATTLENAKCWVIKYSHHAWWKQLLQANSIKEEFHLINDRLGDAATQISVLLAAEHRSKFYQFFMENTRKRQNEKDIEEDLQELRTYLNSHVPQIEDKMDNMKDEMSKLNATLAEINLACVRPKWNIAEIRATDLKRGDLLLERPTHFLYCGEFHRSPVAIKVFKDQNVQSEDFIRRTFLSESQTMKKFECLNILRLYGICIDNSGPETCYSLVMELCEKGTLRELLQAEPDLPLDRRVVMALDAARALYRLHQTEEKAILHGNLSSSKFLVDGTYCVKLSGFELSKTESSIGRPSNAVIRKKARELEYISPETWKDINAYDKRSEIYSLGVVMYEIATGKPPFHDLEVTADNLGEMQEKWWASLDNDFPSSCPNKFRDLIKRLLQRNPRDRPSAGVTVDLLMVNLNQQRREGCHQDATA, encoded by the exons ATGGAGGCGATGGAGGCATTGGGACATGTTTTCACTGTTGCTCAGACCATCTATGACCTGTGTGACCAGGCCAGCTCCAACAAGAAGCAATGCCGCCGCCTAGAGAAGAGGATCAAAATGTTGCTTCTGACTGCAAAGACTCTGGAGAAGCAGCAGGATAAGTCAGTGGCTCTGCTGGCAGTGGTGGGGGAGCTGGCCACCACGCTGGAGAACGCCAAGTGCTGGGTCATTAAATATTCCCACCATGCCTGGTGGAAACAGTTACTCCAGGCCAATAGCATCAAGGAAGAATTTCACCTAATCAACGACCGCTTGGGGGATGCTGCCACCCAGATCTCTGTCCTGCTGGCTGCCGAACACAGGTCTAAATTTTATCAGTTCTTCATGGAGAACACTAGGAAGAGGCAGAATGAAAAGGATATAGAGGAAGACCTGCAGGAGCTCCGCACTTACCTCAACA GTCATGTGCCCCAAATAGAGGACAAGATGGACAACATGAAGGATGAAATGAGCAAACTGAATGCTACACTGGCTGAAATTAATTTAGCAT GTGTCCGGCCGAAATGGAACATCGCAGAGATCCGGGCGACAGATCTGAAGCGAGGAGACCTATTGCTGGAGCGGCCCACCCATTTCCTGTACTGTGGAGAGTTCCACCGCAGTCCTGTGGCCATCAAAGTGTTCAAGGATCAAAatgtgcagagtgaaga CTTCATTCGGAGGACATTTCTGTCTGAGAGCCAAACAATGAAGAAATTTGAGTGTTTAAATATTTTACGACTCTACGGTATCTGTATAGATAATTCAG GCCCAGAAACCTGCTACTCGTTGGTGATGGAGTTATGTGAGAAAGGGACACTACGGGAACTGTTACAGGCTGAACCGGACTTGCCTTTGGATCGGAGAGTTGTTATGGCTCTAGATGCAGCCAGAGCGCTGTACAG GTTGCATCAGACTGAAGAAAAAGCCATCCTCCATGGGAATCTGAGCAGCTCCAAGTTTTTAGTGGATGGAACGTACTGTGTTAAG CTGTCAGGATTTGAGCTCTCCAAGACAGAATCGTCTATCGGGAGACCCTCCAACGCAGTGATAAGAAAGAAGGCCAGAGAGCTGGAGTACATCTCCCCCGAGACATGGAAAGACATCAATGCATACGACAAACGCAGCGAGATTTACAG CCTGGGGGTGGTGATGTATGAAATCGCCACAGGAAAACCGCCCTTTCACG ACCTGGAGGTGACAGCAGACAATCTGGGGGAGATGCAGGAGAAGTGGTGGGCCTCACTAGACAATGACTTTCCATCTTCATGTCCTAATAAGTTCCGTGATCTCATCAAACGCCTCTTACAGAGGAATCCCAGGGATCGCCCATCTGCTGGAG TAACTGTGGATCTTCTCATGGTTAATTTGAATCAGCAAAGGCGAGAAGGATGTCATCAGGATGCAACGGCATAG
- the LOC141112686 gene encoding mixed lineage kinase domain-like protein isoform X1 produces the protein MMFEEEMSQKVNMHSLQFPGVSDVLLNILTSQVGGLEMEAMEALGHVFTVAQTIYDLCDQASSNKKQCRRLEKRIKMLLLTAKTLEKQQDKSVALLAVVGELATTLENAKCWVIKYSHHAWWKQLLQANSIKEEFHLINDRLGDAATQISVLLAAEHRSKFYQFFMENTRKRQNEKDIEEDLQELRTYLNSHVPQIEDKMDNMKDEMSKLNATLAEINLACVRPKWNIAEIRATDLKRGDLLLERPTHFLYCGEFHRSPVAIKVFKDQNVQSEDFIRRTFLSESQTMKKFECLNILRLYGICIDNSGPETCYSLVMELCEKGTLRELLQAEPDLPLDRRVVMALDAARALYRLHQTEEKAILHGNLSSSKFLVDGTYCVKLSGFELSKTESSIGRPSNAVIRKKARELEYISPETWKDINAYDKRSEIYSLGVVMYEIATGKPPFHDLEVTADNLGEMQEKWWASLDNDFPSSCPNKFRDLIKRLLQRNPRDRPSAGVTVDLLMVNLNQQRREGCHQDATA, from the exons ATGATGTTTGAGGAAGAAATGAGTCAGAAGGTAAACATGCATTCTCTGCAGTTTCCTGGAGTCTCAGACGTCTTACTGAACATTCTCACCTCTCAGGTTGGTGGTCTG GAGATGGAGGCGATGGAGGCATTGGGACATGTTTTCACTGTTGCTCAGACCATCTATGACCTGTGTGACCAGGCCAGCTCCAACAAGAAGCAATGCCGCCGCCTAGAGAAGAGGATCAAAATGTTGCTTCTGACTGCAAAGACTCTGGAGAAGCAGCAGGATAAGTCAGTGGCTCTGCTGGCAGTGGTGGGGGAGCTGGCCACCACGCTGGAGAACGCCAAGTGCTGGGTCATTAAATATTCCCACCATGCCTGGTGGAAACAGTTACTCCAGGCCAATAGCATCAAGGAAGAATTTCACCTAATCAACGACCGCTTGGGGGATGCTGCCACCCAGATCTCTGTCCTGCTGGCTGCCGAACACAGGTCTAAATTTTATCAGTTCTTCATGGAGAACACTAGGAAGAGGCAGAATGAAAAGGATATAGAGGAAGACCTGCAGGAGCTCCGCACTTACCTCAACA GTCATGTGCCCCAAATAGAGGACAAGATGGACAACATGAAGGATGAAATGAGCAAACTGAATGCTACACTGGCTGAAATTAATTTAGCAT GTGTCCGGCCGAAATGGAACATCGCAGAGATCCGGGCGACAGATCTGAAGCGAGGAGACCTATTGCTGGAGCGGCCCACCCATTTCCTGTACTGTGGAGAGTTCCACCGCAGTCCTGTGGCCATCAAAGTGTTCAAGGATCAAAatgtgcagagtgaaga CTTCATTCGGAGGACATTTCTGTCTGAGAGCCAAACAATGAAGAAATTTGAGTGTTTAAATATTTTACGACTCTACGGTATCTGTATAGATAATTCAG GCCCAGAAACCTGCTACTCGTTGGTGATGGAGTTATGTGAGAAAGGGACACTACGGGAACTGTTACAGGCTGAACCGGACTTGCCTTTGGATCGGAGAGTTGTTATGGCTCTAGATGCAGCCAGAGCGCTGTACAG GTTGCATCAGACTGAAGAAAAAGCCATCCTCCATGGGAATCTGAGCAGCTCCAAGTTTTTAGTGGATGGAACGTACTGTGTTAAG CTGTCAGGATTTGAGCTCTCCAAGACAGAATCGTCTATCGGGAGACCCTCCAACGCAGTGATAAGAAAGAAGGCCAGAGAGCTGGAGTACATCTCCCCCGAGACATGGAAAGACATCAATGCATACGACAAACGCAGCGAGATTTACAG CCTGGGGGTGGTGATGTATGAAATCGCCACAGGAAAACCGCCCTTTCACG ACCTGGAGGTGACAGCAGACAATCTGGGGGAGATGCAGGAGAAGTGGTGGGCCTCACTAGACAATGACTTTCCATCTTCATGTCCTAATAAGTTCCGTGATCTCATCAAACGCCTCTTACAGAGGAATCCCAGGGATCGCCCATCTGCTGGAG TAACTGTGGATCTTCTCATGGTTAATTTGAATCAGCAAAGGCGAGAAGGATGTCATCAGGATGCAACGGCATAG
- the LOC141112686 gene encoding mixed lineage kinase domain-like protein isoform X2, whose translation MMFEEEMSQKVNMHSLQFPGVSDVLLNILTSQEMEAMEALGHVFTVAQTIYDLCDQASSNKKQCRRLEKRIKMLLLTAKTLEKQQDKSVALLAVVGELATTLENAKCWVIKYSHHAWWKQLLQANSIKEEFHLINDRLGDAATQISVLLAAEHRSKFYQFFMENTRKRQNEKDIEEDLQELRTYLNSHVPQIEDKMDNMKDEMSKLNATLAEINLACVRPKWNIAEIRATDLKRGDLLLERPTHFLYCGEFHRSPVAIKVFKDQNVQSEDFIRRTFLSESQTMKKFECLNILRLYGICIDNSGPETCYSLVMELCEKGTLRELLQAEPDLPLDRRVVMALDAARALYRLHQTEEKAILHGNLSSSKFLVDGTYCVKLSGFELSKTESSIGRPSNAVIRKKARELEYISPETWKDINAYDKRSEIYSLGVVMYEIATGKPPFHDLEVTADNLGEMQEKWWASLDNDFPSSCPNKFRDLIKRLLQRNPRDRPSAGVTVDLLMVNLNQQRREGCHQDATA comes from the exons ATGATGTTTGAGGAAGAAATGAGTCAGAAGGTAAACATGCATTCTCTGCAGTTTCCTGGAGTCTCAGACGTCTTACTGAACATTCTCACCTCTCAG GAGATGGAGGCGATGGAGGCATTGGGACATGTTTTCACTGTTGCTCAGACCATCTATGACCTGTGTGACCAGGCCAGCTCCAACAAGAAGCAATGCCGCCGCCTAGAGAAGAGGATCAAAATGTTGCTTCTGACTGCAAAGACTCTGGAGAAGCAGCAGGATAAGTCAGTGGCTCTGCTGGCAGTGGTGGGGGAGCTGGCCACCACGCTGGAGAACGCCAAGTGCTGGGTCATTAAATATTCCCACCATGCCTGGTGGAAACAGTTACTCCAGGCCAATAGCATCAAGGAAGAATTTCACCTAATCAACGACCGCTTGGGGGATGCTGCCACCCAGATCTCTGTCCTGCTGGCTGCCGAACACAGGTCTAAATTTTATCAGTTCTTCATGGAGAACACTAGGAAGAGGCAGAATGAAAAGGATATAGAGGAAGACCTGCAGGAGCTCCGCACTTACCTCAACA GTCATGTGCCCCAAATAGAGGACAAGATGGACAACATGAAGGATGAAATGAGCAAACTGAATGCTACACTGGCTGAAATTAATTTAGCAT GTGTCCGGCCGAAATGGAACATCGCAGAGATCCGGGCGACAGATCTGAAGCGAGGAGACCTATTGCTGGAGCGGCCCACCCATTTCCTGTACTGTGGAGAGTTCCACCGCAGTCCTGTGGCCATCAAAGTGTTCAAGGATCAAAatgtgcagagtgaaga CTTCATTCGGAGGACATTTCTGTCTGAGAGCCAAACAATGAAGAAATTTGAGTGTTTAAATATTTTACGACTCTACGGTATCTGTATAGATAATTCAG GCCCAGAAACCTGCTACTCGTTGGTGATGGAGTTATGTGAGAAAGGGACACTACGGGAACTGTTACAGGCTGAACCGGACTTGCCTTTGGATCGGAGAGTTGTTATGGCTCTAGATGCAGCCAGAGCGCTGTACAG GTTGCATCAGACTGAAGAAAAAGCCATCCTCCATGGGAATCTGAGCAGCTCCAAGTTTTTAGTGGATGGAACGTACTGTGTTAAG CTGTCAGGATTTGAGCTCTCCAAGACAGAATCGTCTATCGGGAGACCCTCCAACGCAGTGATAAGAAAGAAGGCCAGAGAGCTGGAGTACATCTCCCCCGAGACATGGAAAGACATCAATGCATACGACAAACGCAGCGAGATTTACAG CCTGGGGGTGGTGATGTATGAAATCGCCACAGGAAAACCGCCCTTTCACG ACCTGGAGGTGACAGCAGACAATCTGGGGGAGATGCAGGAGAAGTGGTGGGCCTCACTAGACAATGACTTTCCATCTTCATGTCCTAATAAGTTCCGTGATCTCATCAAACGCCTCTTACAGAGGAATCCCAGGGATCGCCCATCTGCTGGAG TAACTGTGGATCTTCTCATGGTTAATTTGAATCAGCAAAGGCGAGAAGGATGTCATCAGGATGCAACGGCATAG
- the LOC141112686 gene encoding mixed lineage kinase domain-like protein isoform X3 produces the protein MMFEEEMSQKEMEAMEALGHVFTVAQTIYDLCDQASSNKKQCRRLEKRIKMLLLTAKTLEKQQDKSVALLAVVGELATTLENAKCWVIKYSHHAWWKQLLQANSIKEEFHLINDRLGDAATQISVLLAAEHRSKFYQFFMENTRKRQNEKDIEEDLQELRTYLNSHVPQIEDKMDNMKDEMSKLNATLAEINLACVRPKWNIAEIRATDLKRGDLLLERPTHFLYCGEFHRSPVAIKVFKDQNVQSEDFIRRTFLSESQTMKKFECLNILRLYGICIDNSGPETCYSLVMELCEKGTLRELLQAEPDLPLDRRVVMALDAARALYRLHQTEEKAILHGNLSSSKFLVDGTYCVKLSGFELSKTESSIGRPSNAVIRKKARELEYISPETWKDINAYDKRSEIYSLGVVMYEIATGKPPFHDLEVTADNLGEMQEKWWASLDNDFPSSCPNKFRDLIKRLLQRNPRDRPSAGVTVDLLMVNLNQQRREGCHQDATA, from the exons ATGATGTTTGAGGAAGAAATGAGTCAGAAG GAGATGGAGGCGATGGAGGCATTGGGACATGTTTTCACTGTTGCTCAGACCATCTATGACCTGTGTGACCAGGCCAGCTCCAACAAGAAGCAATGCCGCCGCCTAGAGAAGAGGATCAAAATGTTGCTTCTGACTGCAAAGACTCTGGAGAAGCAGCAGGATAAGTCAGTGGCTCTGCTGGCAGTGGTGGGGGAGCTGGCCACCACGCTGGAGAACGCCAAGTGCTGGGTCATTAAATATTCCCACCATGCCTGGTGGAAACAGTTACTCCAGGCCAATAGCATCAAGGAAGAATTTCACCTAATCAACGACCGCTTGGGGGATGCTGCCACCCAGATCTCTGTCCTGCTGGCTGCCGAACACAGGTCTAAATTTTATCAGTTCTTCATGGAGAACACTAGGAAGAGGCAGAATGAAAAGGATATAGAGGAAGACCTGCAGGAGCTCCGCACTTACCTCAACA GTCATGTGCCCCAAATAGAGGACAAGATGGACAACATGAAGGATGAAATGAGCAAACTGAATGCTACACTGGCTGAAATTAATTTAGCAT GTGTCCGGCCGAAATGGAACATCGCAGAGATCCGGGCGACAGATCTGAAGCGAGGAGACCTATTGCTGGAGCGGCCCACCCATTTCCTGTACTGTGGAGAGTTCCACCGCAGTCCTGTGGCCATCAAAGTGTTCAAGGATCAAAatgtgcagagtgaaga CTTCATTCGGAGGACATTTCTGTCTGAGAGCCAAACAATGAAGAAATTTGAGTGTTTAAATATTTTACGACTCTACGGTATCTGTATAGATAATTCAG GCCCAGAAACCTGCTACTCGTTGGTGATGGAGTTATGTGAGAAAGGGACACTACGGGAACTGTTACAGGCTGAACCGGACTTGCCTTTGGATCGGAGAGTTGTTATGGCTCTAGATGCAGCCAGAGCGCTGTACAG GTTGCATCAGACTGAAGAAAAAGCCATCCTCCATGGGAATCTGAGCAGCTCCAAGTTTTTAGTGGATGGAACGTACTGTGTTAAG CTGTCAGGATTTGAGCTCTCCAAGACAGAATCGTCTATCGGGAGACCCTCCAACGCAGTGATAAGAAAGAAGGCCAGAGAGCTGGAGTACATCTCCCCCGAGACATGGAAAGACATCAATGCATACGACAAACGCAGCGAGATTTACAG CCTGGGGGTGGTGATGTATGAAATCGCCACAGGAAAACCGCCCTTTCACG ACCTGGAGGTGACAGCAGACAATCTGGGGGAGATGCAGGAGAAGTGGTGGGCCTCACTAGACAATGACTTTCCATCTTCATGTCCTAATAAGTTCCGTGATCTCATCAAACGCCTCTTACAGAGGAATCCCAGGGATCGCCCATCTGCTGGAG TAACTGTGGATCTTCTCATGGTTAATTTGAATCAGCAAAGGCGAGAAGGATGTCATCAGGATGCAACGGCATAG